Part of the Brevibacillus brevis genome is shown below.
GTCCTGCACGCACAAAAAGGCGAGGGCGGCTTGGAAGCGGAAGAATGGCTCGAACTCGTCACAAAAGTCGTGGCTTCGGCTCATGCCGAGCTCAAATAAAAAGAGATTTCGCAAAGCCTCGGGAGTTTTGTCCGAATCGAGGCTTTTTATTTATTCATGAATAGTTGTATACTTGTATAAAGATTGCCAACCAACCGGTTTGGGGTGGACCATGTGAAGAAAATTGGAATCATAGCGAATAAAGGAAAGCCGGAGGCCCGGATCGTCGCGCGGGAACTGCTGTATTTGCTGGAAGCGCGCGGTGCTCGGGTCTTTCTGGAGGAAAACATCGCTTCCGACCTGGGACGTGCCGAACTGCGAACGACCGTGGAGAAGATCGGGAGTGAAGCGGATCTGATCTGTGTGCTCGGAGGCGATGGGACCTTGCTAGGCATCGCTCGCCAGCTGGCCGGTCGCTCGGTGCCGATCCTGGGCATCAATCTGGGCACGCTGGGCTTTTTGTCGGAAGCAGAGCCTGAGCACCTGCCTCACGCAGTCGACAACCTTCTGCTAGGCAAGTACGATATTGAAGAACGCACGATGCTGGAGGCAAAGCTGGTTCGAAAGGGCAAGACCTTGGGGACCTATACCGCGATGAATGACATCGGGATCGCCAAAGGATCGTTTTGCCGGATTATTCAGTGCGCAGTATATTTGGACGAGGCGTACATCGCCACGTTCAGCGGAGATGGGGTCATCGTATCGACGCCGACTGGTTCCACCGCGTACTCCTTGTCAGCAGGCGGGCCAATCGTCGCGCCGAATGTGGACATGCTATTACTGACTCCGGTTGCGCCGCACTCGCTGACAGCACGTCCGATGGTGCTCTCCGGCAATGAAGTGATCCGGGTGGAGGTCGATGCTGTCCATCAGGAAATGGGCCTTTCCATCGACGGCCAGTTCGGTTACAGGCTGGAAGGCGGCGATCACATCTACATCAAGAAGTCGCCGTACGTCACACCGCTTGTCAAGTGGAAGCCAGGCGGCTTTTTCGAAGCGATCCGCACGAAACTACAAGGGGAATGGGAGTAAATCATATGAACAAAGGGCAACGACATATCCGAATCAGGGACATCATCAGCAATTCCGAGGTGGAGACCCAGGACGAGCTGGTTGAGCGATTGCGTGCTGCGGGCTTCAATGTCACGCAGGCGACCGTGTCCCGGGACATCAAGGAGCTGCATTTGGTGAAGGTGCCGCTGCCGGATGGACGGTATAAATATTCGGTGCCGACCGAGCAAAAGTTCAATCCGCTGCAAAAGCTGAAGCGCATGCTCGTCGATTCATTTGTCAGCATCGACAAGGCCGACCATTTTATTGTGCTGAAAACACTCTCGGGACACGCGAACGCGGTGGCGGAGCTGGTCGACAATCTGCCTTGGGAAGAAATCATGGGCACGATCAGCGGGGACAATACGATCCTGATCATTTGCCGTTCCAAGGAAAATACCGAAGAAGTGACAAATCGCTTTATGGAAATGCTGTAAGAGGTGGTCGCTTGCCATGTTAGTGGAACTCTCCATTCGAAACTTTGCCATCATCAAATCCGTAACCATTTCCTTCCAAAAGGGTTTGAATATCTTAACAGGTGAAACAGGAGCGGGAAAATCCATCATCATCGATGCGCTCGGCTTATTGCTGGGAGGCAGAGCTTCCGCCGACTTTGTACGCTACGGAGAGACCCGGGCCGAGGTAGAAGGGCTGTTTGAGCTGCCGTCGGGTCATCCGGCTTTGACGGTATGCGAGGGCTTCGGCGTGCAGATCGAGCAAGACGGCATGCTGGTCGTGCGCAGAGACATTTCCAATCAAGGGAAAAGCATCATTCGCCTCAATGGGCAGATGGTCACCCTCGCCATGCTGCGTGAGCTCGGACCATGGCTGGTAACGGTGCACGGACAGCACGACACGCATATGCTGATGCAGTCGGACAAGCATATCAATTGGCTGGACGCGTACGGGGAATCCGCGCTTGGGGCAGCCAAGGCGGAGTACTCCCAGCTCTATGCTGCCTTTCGCAAGACGAAGCAGGATCTGGAACGCATGGCGCGCAATGAGCGCGAGCTGGTGCAGCGGATCGATCTCTTGTCGTATCAGCTCAGCGAGATCGAAGCTGCAGCGCTTGCGCCTGGCGAAGACGAGAAGCTGATGCAGCAACGGAAAAAGTGGATGAACATTGAGAAGGTTTATTCATCGATCCAGGATGCGTACCGATCGCTGTACGGGGATCAGAAGGGGATGGACTGGCTGGGTCACGCCATGGGCGAGCTCGAGCGTGTAGCCGGGTACGAGGAGCAGCTGGGACCGATCCTGGAAACCGTGCAAAACGCCTATTACCAGATCGAGGACGTGGTGCACAAGCTGCGTCAACTGTCCTATCAGATGGACTTCGAGCCGGCTCAGCTGGCGGAGGTGGAGAGCCGGCTGGACCAGATTCAGTCCCTGAAGCGAAAATACGGAAAAAGCGTAGACGATATCCTCGAGTATGCGGCCACGATCCAGGATGAGCTGGATGATATGCACCACTACGAAGACCGTCTGCAGCAAGTGCAGGAGCGGCTGAGCGAGATCGCGGCCGACCTGGCTGTCGAGGCGCTCGAATTGTCCGCCATCCGCCAGGAATGTGCGCAAAAGCTGGCGGTGGAGATCGAACAACAGCTGAAAGAGCTACATATGGAGCGAGCGCGTTTTGCCATCGACGTGCGGCAGACCCCGGACGAGGACGGGGTCGAGATCGACGGGATCAAGCGCCAGGTGGATGCGAACGGCATGGACCAAATCGAATTCCTCATTTCCCCCAATCCGGGAGAGCCGCTGCGGCCGTTGGCCAAGATTGCGTCCGGCGGGGAGCTGTCCCGCGTGATGCTGGCCATCAAAACGATTCTGGCGGGAACGGATCAGGTGGAGACCCTGATCTTCGACGAAGTGGACACAGGTGTAAGCGGCAGAGCCGCTCAGGCGATTGCCGAAAAGCTGGCCCGTGTGGCCGGGCAGCGGCAGGTTCTCTGCATCACCCACTTGCCGCAGGTCGCTTCCATGGCTGACGCCCATTTCCTGATCAAAAAGGAGATGAGCGAGCACGAAACGATGACCATCGTTTCCAGACTGTCGGATGACGAGCGTGTCATCGAGCTGGCGCGGATGCTGAGCGGAGCCGAAGTGACAGCGAAAACTGAAGAGCATGCCCGGGAGATGATCCTCCTGGGGCGCGAAAGAAAGACTGTGGGCTGACCCTTGCCCGCAGTCTTTTTTTCCTGACATAATCCGCTTCCTTGGAGGCAACATTAAAGGTACACAAGGTGGAGGTGTCACATAGGTGTAGGTAGGGAACGGTAGGAGTGATTGCTGGTGATCCGACAGAACAAAAGAAAATGGATGGGAAGTTTCCTTCTCCTTATCACGGCGCTCGTCGTGAGTTCCACCCCGTTCCGCGATCTGTCATCCTTTCCCCATGAACTTCGCATGATGGAAGGATCCCTCGAACAGTTGCGCGTCTCCGTGCCAGTAATGGGCACTCTTGTCAACAGCAACCCCGACATTTTGCACGTCAATGGGACAGAGGCGCGCGAAGTGTCCGTTGATCTGAGCAAGCCCATGTCCGTCGAACCGCGGCGGGCAGGGGAAGCGGAGTTGCAGGTGAAGTGGCGAAACATTCCGCTGACAGCCGTCAAAGTAAATGTGCTGCCGGATCTGCGTCTCTACCCGGGCGGTCAATCGATCGGGGTAAAGCTGCAAACAGCAGGGGTCCTGGTCGTCGGCCATCACTTGGTGGATGACGGCAAAACCAAGTATTCGCCAGGAGAGCAGTCCGGCGTTCATGTGGGAGACATGATCGTCAAAATGAACGATCTGTACATCAACGACATGAACGACGTCAAAAAGATGATCAACGAAGCGGGCAAGCGCAATCAGCCCGTCCAGCTGCTCGTCGTCCGCGGAAAAGAAAAGCTGAATCTCACGCTGCGTCCCGCAAAGGACAAAAAAGACAACGAGTACCGCATGGGGCTCTACATTCGTGACTCAGCGGCAGGTGTCGGGACGCTCACCTTTTATGATCCCCAATCAAAAGCATACGGCGCATTGGGTCACGTCATTTCCGACGTGGATACCGGTCAGGCCATTGTCGTCGGAGACGGGCAGATCGTACAAGCGAGTGTGACCTCCATTGAGAAAGGACAGAGCGGGAATCCAGGCGAAAAGTTTGCCCGTTTCTACAACGAGAGTGAAGTGCTGGGGAATATTACGAAAAACACGCCGTTTGGCATCTTCGGCAAAATGAAGGACGCGCCGAAGCGGAGCTTTTACGACGAGCCGCTGCCGGTCGCGCTGGCCGAGCAGGTGGAGGAAGGTCCCGCTAAGATCTTGACGGTAGTGAACGGCCAGAAAGTGGAGGAATTTGATATTGAAATCGCCAATGTCATCAAACAGCATTTTCCTGCCACAAAAGGGATGATCATCAAGGTGACGGACAAACGTCTTCTGGAGAAGACAGGCGGCATTGTCCAGGGAATGAGCGGCAGCCCCATCATTCAAAAAGGGAAAATCGTAGGCGCCGTCACCCATGTGTTCGTCAACGATCCGACATCCGGATACGGCTGTTACATCGAATGGATGCTGAGGGATGCAGGAGTCAATCTGCGGGGCGCTCCCGAGTCCAAAACCAAGATTAGCACCGGCAAGGCTGCCTGATGACACCGAGATGAGCCGTCACGCCACGCGCGAGACGGCTTTTTTCCCTTCCCGTCGAGATTTTTGCACCGATTTGACAGATGGACGTATTCTTTGTCGAAATATCAGTGAAATCATTCAATCTTTCGTCATTGGCAGGAAAGGGTACCCGTTTGTCGAATCAGTTTAGAAGTGAAAAGATGGTTTGGACTTATCCTTTTAGATAAAGACCTCTAAGATGCCACCTTCTTTCCAAAAGACCGTCCATTGTTAGGAGGAACGACTTTGAGCAAGATTGAAGTGTTATTGGCAGATGATAATCGCGAATTTGTGAACCTGTTGGAAGAGTACATCAGCAGTCAGTATGACATGAACGTCGTTGGCGTCGCGTACAACGGTAACGAGGTAGTCAGGCTGCTCCAAGAACGCGTGCCCGATGTCTTGATTTTGGATATTATCATGCCCCATTTGGATGGATTGGCTGTATTGGAGCAAATTCAGGCCATGCGTCTGAGCCCGCAGCCCAAAATTATTATGCTGACCGCTTTCGGTCAGGAGGAGATCACCAAAAAGGCGGTTGAGCTGGGCGCTGCCTACTACATCCTCAAGCCGTTTGACATGGAGGTACTGGCTCAGCGCATTCGTCAAATGATCACGACGAAGCCTGCTTCCTCTTTTGTTTCTTCGGTGAAGCCGCAGGCCCCTCTGGCCGTGCGTGGTCGCAATCTGGATGCCAGCATCACCAGCATCATCCACGAAATCGGCGTTCCTGCCCATATCAAAGGGTACCTGTATTTGCGTGAAGCCATCACGATGGTGTACAACGACGTGGAGCTGCTCGGCTCCATCACCAAAGTCCTGTACCCGGATATCGCCAAGAAGTTCAACACGACGGCCAGCCGCGTAGAGCGTGCGATCCGACACGCGATCGAGGTAGCCTGGTCCCGCGGGAATCTGGATTCCATCTCCAGCCTGTTCGGCTACACGATTTCCAACACCAAGGCGAAGCCGACCAACTCCGAGTTCATCGCGATGGTGGCGGACAAGCTGCGGATTGAGGCGAAGATCAGCTAGTTTGTAAAGAACAAGTCAAAAATCCCACTCTTTGATTGGCCTTCTGAACAGCCAATGAAGGAGTGGGATTTGTTCGTAAGCCGTGCCCATGACGTGGTCGAAGGACGGTCAGGGAATGGAGAGGAGCTCTGGAGAGACGGTGTATATGAATGACGAGTAGGGAAAATCTCTGGGACTCAAAATTAGACAAAATGTGCTTAGGTGGTTGAACCATCAGGATAACCAGGTAAAATAGAAGAGTAATGATTCCGATTGAGGCAGGTGTATTTCATGCGCAAACTTGATGAGATTTTAGAATTTAATCGCCAATTCGTCGAAGACAAGGAATATGAAAAATACCAAACTACCAAATTTCCGGATAAACGGCTGGTCGTGCTCTCCTGCATGGACACGCGGCTGGAAGAGCTGCTTCCCAAAGCCATGAACATGCGGAACGGGGACATCAAGCACGTGAAGAGTGCCGGTGCGATCGTTTCCCATCCGTTTGGAAGTATCATGCGCAGCATCATGGTAGCGATCTACGAGCTGGGCGCTGAAGAAGTCATGGTCGTCGGCCACTACGATTGCGGGATGAGTGCCATGGACAGCAAACGCACGATGGAAAAAATGGTGGAAAAGGGGATCTCCCCCGAGACATTCTCGACGCTGCAGCATGCGGGCATTCGTTTGGAGCAGTGGCTCCGCGGCTTCCAGTGTGTCGATGACAGTGTGAAAAACAGCGTGGAGACGATCAAAAACCACCCGCTCTTGCCGAAAAACGTGGCGGTACACGGGCTGGTCATCGATCCTGCCACCGGCAAGCTCGATGTAGTGGTCAACGGTTACGAACAGCTATCCTGACCCGATGGCAGCGACCAGAAAGGTCTATCGCGCGTCTCTGTCCCGCAAATGTCTCCATTTCGTCGGCAAACTGATTGGGTTGGTGCAGGCGGCAGGAGCTTACGCCTTCGGGTGGGAAAGAAACGTCCCGGAAGTGGTTCGCCTCGCCGTCAAGATGCCGGATTTGCCTAAACCGTTTATCGGTACGAGAGTGGTTCACTTCAGCGATTTGCATGTGGGTCATTACTGCGGGTCAGCGGATGTAAAGCGGGTAGCCGATCTTATCAGGCGCGAGAAGCCCGATCTGATCTGTTTTACAGGGGATTTGGTGGAGGAGAGCGCCAAAGGGCTGTCTTCCATCGTTGCTGTACTTGGCGAGCTGCGGGCTCCGCTTGGCAAATACGCCGTGCTCGGCAACCATGATTACCGTGCAAGGGAACAGCAGCAGGTGAGCAAGGCATGGACGAGTGCCGGCTTTGAAGTCTTGCAAAACCGGCATGTCCGCCTCAACAAAATGGACAGCTCGATCTTTATCGCCGGAATCGACGATGCGCTGTACGGCGTACCAGACTTGGCGATGGCGCTCGATGGCATAGTGGAAGGGCAGACGGTCATCTTGCTGTCTCATGAGGCGGATATTGCCGATCAGGCGGCTGCCTATCCGGTTCGCCTGCAATTGTCGGGGCACAGCCACGGCGGTCAGGTCCGCTTGCCATTCCTAGGAGCGATCCTGACGCCGAAGTTGGGAGAAAAGTACGTGCAAGGCTTGCACCGTGTAAGCAGCCGGTTGCAGGTCTACACGACGAGAGGGATTGGCACAACGATCCTTCCCATCCGGTTTTTATGCCGTCCTGAGTTGACTGTACTCACGTTAATATGAATCTTTTACCCATTGGACGAATTGCTGGAAAGCTTCGTCCTCTTTTTTTGGATGCAGGTAGGCGATCAGGGTAGGGCGCAGCAGCGTTCCCTTCGCGATATCATGAGCGACAAGCCTGCCTGCGGCCAGCTCCTCCTGGATTGTCCGCTCCGGAAGCATCGTGATGCCCAGCTGCTGCTCGACCATTTTCTTGACGGCGCTAAAGCTGTCGAGTTCCATGATCGCATTGGGAAACACTCCGTTCTGGGCGAGGAAACGATCGATCCGCTGACGGTACGGGGCCGTATGATTGCCGAACAGGATCATTTCTTCCGTTCCCCATTCGCGGAAGCCGGGAAAGCCGTCTGCCCAGGGGTGGTGGGGGGACGTGACCAAGACGATCTTGTCGCTCGGCAAAAACTCCTGGTAAATGTGCGGGTGATACATTTCGCTCCCGAGAAAGGCGATGTCGGCCGTGCCGGTCAAGAGGGCGCTCAAGGATTCTTCGTACAGCGTCGAGCGGACGTAACAGGTAAACTGCGGATGAGCCTGGCGATACTCTCCGATGAGGCGGGGAAGCTCATAGGCGACGAATGCTTTGCCCGCGACGATGGTCATGGACTGACGCTGTTCACCGGGACGGGTAAACGACCGCATCTGTTCAACGATGTTCGCGGCGATGGGCAGCAAGCGGCGCCCTTCCGCGGTAAGGGAAACACCGGACGCGGTACGGACGAACAACGGGGTGGCAACTTGGCGCTCCAGCTGCTTCAAGCGGTGCGTCACCGTGGACTGAGCGAGAAACAGCGCCTGGGCAGCCCGGTTGATGGAACCGTGGCGGGCAATGGTCAAAAACACTTCCAAACTCTCTTGATCCAACATAGGCGCCTCCTATCGATAATGTCGATATCCTGTTAGCGACATTCTATAACAAGGCAGGGGATCTTTGGAATAAGATAGTGGCAGGAGGTGTTCGAGATGGAGAAAAACGATCAAGTAAAACAAGCCGTCCAGGACCAGTTTGCAAGAAACGCGGAACGATACGTCCTAAGCCAGACACATGCCAAGGGGGATGATCTGGACCTGCTTTTGGATTGGCTGGGGCCCGAAATGGAGTGGGTCGTGCTCGATATCGCTACGGGGGGCGGTCACGTGGCCCGCAAGCTGGCGTCTCGGGTAGAGCTCGTCGTGGCGACGGATTTGACCCGTCCCATGTTGGAAGCTGCAAGCCGGGCCAATCGTGCACAAGGTGCGGACAACATCGTTTACGTCCAAGCGGATGCCGAAGCGCTCCCGTTTTTGGATGAATCCTTCGACGCCGTGACATGCCGGATCGCGGCGCACCACTTCCCGGATCCGGAAGCGTTTGTACGGGAAGTGGCCCGCGTGCTTCGGC
Proteins encoded:
- a CDS encoding NAD(+)/NADH kinase is translated as MKKIGIIANKGKPEARIVARELLYLLEARGARVFLEENIASDLGRAELRTTVEKIGSEADLICVLGGDGTLLGIARQLAGRSVPILGINLGTLGFLSEAEPEHLPHAVDNLLLGKYDIEERTMLEAKLVRKGKTLGTYTAMNDIGIAKGSFCRIIQCAVYLDEAYIATFSGDGVIVSTPTGSTAYSLSAGGPIVAPNVDMLLLTPVAPHSLTARPMVLSGNEVIRVEVDAVHQEMGLSIDGQFGYRLEGGDHIYIKKSPYVTPLVKWKPGGFFEAIRTKLQGEWE
- the ahrC gene encoding transcriptional regulator AhrC/ArgR, yielding MNKGQRHIRIRDIISNSEVETQDELVERLRAAGFNVTQATVSRDIKELHLVKVPLPDGRYKYSVPTEQKFNPLQKLKRMLVDSFVSIDKADHFIVLKTLSGHANAVAELVDNLPWEEIMGTISGDNTILIICRSKENTEEVTNRFMEML
- the recN gene encoding DNA repair protein RecN, with amino-acid sequence MLVELSIRNFAIIKSVTISFQKGLNILTGETGAGKSIIIDALGLLLGGRASADFVRYGETRAEVEGLFELPSGHPALTVCEGFGVQIEQDGMLVVRRDISNQGKSIIRLNGQMVTLAMLRELGPWLVTVHGQHDTHMLMQSDKHINWLDAYGESALGAAKAEYSQLYAAFRKTKQDLERMARNERELVQRIDLLSYQLSEIEAAALAPGEDEKLMQQRKKWMNIEKVYSSIQDAYRSLYGDQKGMDWLGHAMGELERVAGYEEQLGPILETVQNAYYQIEDVVHKLRQLSYQMDFEPAQLAEVESRLDQIQSLKRKYGKSVDDILEYAATIQDELDDMHHYEDRLQQVQERLSEIAADLAVEALELSAIRQECAQKLAVEIEQQLKELHMERARFAIDVRQTPDEDGVEIDGIKRQVDANGMDQIEFLISPNPGEPLRPLAKIASGGELSRVMLAIKTILAGTDQVETLIFDEVDTGVSGRAAQAIAEKLARVAGQRQVLCITHLPQVASMADAHFLIKKEMSEHETMTIVSRLSDDERVIELARMLSGAEVTAKTEEHAREMILLGRERKTVG
- the spoIVB gene encoding SpoIVB peptidase; the encoded protein is MIRQNKRKWMGSFLLLITALVVSSTPFRDLSSFPHELRMMEGSLEQLRVSVPVMGTLVNSNPDILHVNGTEAREVSVDLSKPMSVEPRRAGEAELQVKWRNIPLTAVKVNVLPDLRLYPGGQSIGVKLQTAGVLVVGHHLVDDGKTKYSPGEQSGVHVGDMIVKMNDLYINDMNDVKKMINEAGKRNQPVQLLVVRGKEKLNLTLRPAKDKKDNEYRMGLYIRDSAAGVGTLTFYDPQSKAYGALGHVISDVDTGQAIVVGDGQIVQASVTSIEKGQSGNPGEKFARFYNESEVLGNITKNTPFGIFGKMKDAPKRSFYDEPLPVALAEQVEEGPAKILTVVNGQKVEEFDIEIANVIKQHFPATKGMIIKVTDKRLLEKTGGIVQGMSGSPIIQKGKIVGAVTHVFVNDPTSGYGCYIEWMLRDAGVNLRGAPESKTKISTGKAA
- the spo0A gene encoding sporulation transcription factor Spo0A, whose translation is MSKIEVLLADDNREFVNLLEEYISSQYDMNVVGVAYNGNEVVRLLQERVPDVLILDIIMPHLDGLAVLEQIQAMRLSPQPKIIMLTAFGQEEITKKAVELGAAYYILKPFDMEVLAQRIRQMITTKPASSFVSSVKPQAPLAVRGRNLDASITSIIHEIGVPAHIKGYLYLREAITMVYNDVELLGSITKVLYPDIAKKFNTTASRVERAIRHAIEVAWSRGNLDSISSLFGYTISNTKAKPTNSEFIAMVADKLRIEAKIS
- a CDS encoding carbonic anhydrase translates to MRKLDEILEFNRQFVEDKEYEKYQTTKFPDKRLVVLSCMDTRLEELLPKAMNMRNGDIKHVKSAGAIVSHPFGSIMRSIMVAIYELGAEEVMVVGHYDCGMSAMDSKRTMEKMVEKGISPETFSTLQHAGIRLEQWLRGFQCVDDSVKNSVETIKNHPLLPKNVAVHGLVIDPATGKLDVVVNGYEQLS
- a CDS encoding metallophosphoesterase translates to MAATRKVYRASLSRKCLHFVGKLIGLVQAAGAYAFGWERNVPEVVRLAVKMPDLPKPFIGTRVVHFSDLHVGHYCGSADVKRVADLIRREKPDLICFTGDLVEESAKGLSSIVAVLGELRAPLGKYAVLGNHDYRAREQQQVSKAWTSAGFEVLQNRHVRLNKMDSSIFIAGIDDALYGVPDLAMALDGIVEGQTVILLSHEADIADQAAAYPVRLQLSGHSHGGQVRLPFLGAILTPKLGEKYVQGLHRVSSRLQVYTTRGIGTTILPIRFLCRPELTVLTLI
- a CDS encoding LysR family transcriptional regulator, which codes for MDQESLEVFLTIARHGSINRAAQALFLAQSTVTHRLKQLERQVATPLFVRTASGVSLTAEGRRLLPIAANIVEQMRSFTRPGEQRQSMTIVAGKAFVAYELPRLIGEYRQAHPQFTCYVRSTLYEESLSALLTGTADIAFLGSEMYHPHIYQEFLPSDKIVLVTSPHHPWADGFPGFREWGTEEMILFGNHTAPYRQRIDRFLAQNGVFPNAIMELDSFSAVKKMVEQQLGITMLPERTIQEELAAGRLVAHDIAKGTLLRPTLIAYLHPKKEDEAFQQFVQWVKDSY
- a CDS encoding class I SAM-dependent methyltransferase encodes the protein MEKNDQVKQAVQDQFARNAERYVLSQTHAKGDDLDLLLDWLGPEMEWVVLDIATGGGHVARKLASRVELVVATDLTRPMLEAASRANRAQGADNIVYVQADAEALPFLDESFDAVTCRIAAHHFPDPEAFVREVARVLRPDGSFLFIDNVAPEDEELAGFVNRIENMRDTSHVRCLSVAEWKSAFERAGLIGSMERYRKKRFDFPDWVARTAESKEQEEAVEQALLSATDRQKAYLEMNVENGRVRTHQIDEWMVLCRKQRGDR